A genomic segment from Corythoichthys intestinalis isolate RoL2023-P3 chromosome 2, ASM3026506v1, whole genome shotgun sequence encodes:
- the asxl1 gene encoding putative Polycomb group protein ASXL1 — MKDKQKRKKERTWAEAARMVLENFSDAPMTPKQILHVIQTKGLKEMRSDTHIPGTAPLACLVTMLHSQVRGDRVKNSIFFKLPGRMSLFTLKKNALQWTKTTESETPSELVSSAATPTSSNTSLTENAAVGATETTEQESSNSTETTASTLASADETSSSVTGSTEVQSTNQPQTRLSRAAGLQGRTDTQQVQHVQHTQTRLSRSRQSGRQRKKAVMMPRVVLTPLKVNGEHVPSGPMKRSRGGVDVDFETPGSILVNTNIRALINVRTFSAFPAQSQQQLLQLLPEVDRQIGPDGMARLSSSALNNEFFTHASQSWKERLAEGEFTHEMQVRFRQEMEKEKKVEAWKEKFFEEYHGQKSGLTREESLKLTMADASEVATSVLDTDSVSVVSTGAPKRRSVGRRRRDGRMRRRTRADLRRRARRTLCKTSSPVLQSAEAVEEVASLETSTVSIGSPMSESTVIQGEVVLQAECDEEVPPDDISIEPKTPTPEPVLLPAPTPTPIPSPESTSDDKEPNISGCLLTEEVTPVLASTSSPSSSSSSDSSPSSSPSSASDQQGAFTTGLDSSSSSSVSSGAAVTTDHLDDTASVVTSVTGGTATSSRESSPSDSPAGTPAPSVQHKEQKRRPDEARAFSSFPEKRPRLNDQQSFRTTIDRVHSEKPQPTTEEPKVPPIRIQLSRIKPPWIKGHPTYQICPRIVPPGEASRRSGTGGARTLADIKARAQQARAQREAAAAVAASAEGPGPNRVRLRPAAGLPDCNSGQRAQEHPGPIEPGGGSGRRGGGGGTQEQGKSCETDSSGTQLQHPNVESKTLPSPSPPATSTSALSENPQTSSPPQKSEEDMNAASASVHTSSNRPAGQATDPPSQETDTTYITSSPDRQSKIAVCPTSTSERLNQAREKRPLAPTSIPDSLPRFGAQGVVVQKLVRSTTPGEREQQTNVSLGGVIQHASRHEDSHDTDNDLATQRADASPRAESSGRDDEAGTHSDSTETASDCENESTVDEQLPDPDWCSPMRGHRKMQEAVCSPTRNRQPVIRGNDPSCHGQTVIQPCFPNGTPHSAQTLPFSQDRHNVVVKVEPVEDRQSSKQGSLDEDPNGRIKPSTYPSSVSGASKKLCASTRPVSSVEANNPLVTQLLQGSLPLDKVLPTHSADRLEISRSAGPHRRPYNRAEASEGTVASQKSYPVSCLVETPNTSQYQSQQASGAVPVITSSPFPTTSPSSSNHCLETAISKESSVHQPSQGPVPDRNQAANRTILNGPSPPHADPCPAEGVPSLKINWRPPQSQIPIPSQQEPAPVPSVKTEVGSKPSCQALAKTSVVVTKKEPVNSMDGYPSGGAMEGLLNMEMNLSRMAKNELSKAPYSSSYHSPPTSLPFQLYGKISKKGGGLGGVSYTANVSVMDNTSFSRNMADGVLQLRPRLASSQATLSIQTFTDSTAEEVSLKCSCRLKAMIMCQGCGAFCHDDCIGPSKLCVSCLVVR, encoded by the exons GTGCTGGAGAACTTCTCCGATGCTCCTATGACCCCGAAACAAATACTCCATGTCATCCAGACCAAGGGACTGAAGGAAATGAGGTCAGACAcccacatacc TGGAACAGCACCTCTGGCCTGCCTCGTCAcaatgcttcactcccaagtGAGGGGAGATCGGGTCAAGAACAGCATCTTCTTTAAGCTGCCTGGCCGGATGAGCCTTTTCACTCTGAAG AAGAATGCCTTGCAGTGGACAAAGACTACAGAGTCCGAAACACCATCTGAGCTGGTTAGCAGCGCTGCAACCCCTACCTCCAGCAACACTTCCCTCACAGAGAATGCAGCAGTTGGCGCCACCGAGACAACTGAGCAGGAGAGCTCCAACTCCACCGAAACCACTGCTTCAactttgg CCTCAGCAGATGAAACGTCATCCAGTGTTACCGGCTCCACAGAAGTACAATCTACCAACCAGCCTCAAACCCGTCTAAGTAGAGCAGCAGGATTGCAGGGACGGACTGACACTCAACAGGTCCAACAtgttcagcacacacagaccagACTGAGCCGGTCCCGGCAG TCAGGGAGGCAGCGAAAGAAAGCAGTCATGATGCCGCGTGTTGTCCTGACTCCTCTTAAAGTTAATGGAGAGCACGTACCATCAG GACCGATGAAGAGGAGTCGAGGAGGGGTAGATGTGGACTTTGAGACACCTGGTTCCATTCTTGTCAACACCAACATCAGGGCTCTTATTAATGTTAGAACCTTCTCAGCATTCCCAGCCCAATCACAGCAGCAGCTGCTACAGCTTTTGCCAGAAGTGGATCGACAG ATTGGACCAGATGGAATGGCCAGACTGAGTAGTTCAGCCCTCAACAATGAGTTCTTTACACATGCCTCCCAAAGCTGGAAAGAGAGGTTAGCTGAGG GGGAGTTCACTCATGAGATGCAGGTCCGGTTCCGGCAGGAAATGGAGAAGGAGAAGAAGGTTGAGGCGTGGAAGGAAAAATTTTTTGAGGAGTACCATGGACAGAA GTCTGGCCTTACGAGAGAAGAATCCCTTAAGCTCACGATGGCTGACGCGAGTGAAGTTGCAACAAGTGTCCTGGATACTGACAGCGTCTCTGTGGTGTCAACCGGTGCCCCCAAGAGGCGCAGCGTGGGTCGTCGAAGGAGAGACGGCAGAATGAGGCGACGCACACGAGCTGATCTACGTCGCAGGGCCCGTCGGACCCTCTGCAAAACCAGTTCACCTGTCCTGCAGTCTGCAGAAGCTGTTGAGGAAGTTGCATCTCTGGAAACATCCACAGTGTCTATTGGTTCTCCTATGTCAGAAAGTACAGTTATTCAAGGGGAGGTGGTACTCCAGGCCGAATGTGACGAGGAAGTCCCACCGGATGACATCTCCATTGAGCCGAAAACCCCAACGCCTGAGCCAGTTTTACTGCCAGCACCAACACCAACTCCTATTCCTAGTCCAGAATCCACAAGTGATGACAAAGAACCAAACATTTCAGGCTGCCTGCTCACCGAAGAGGTTACACCTGTTTTGGCCTCCACCTCATCCCCTTCGTCGTCATCTTCTTCCGACTCGTCACCTTCATCCTCACCGTCCTCAGCTTCTGATCAACAAGGAGCATTTACCACTGGCTTGGactcttcttcctcctcttcaGTATCGTCCGGTGCCGCAGTCACTACGGATCACCTGGATGACACCGCATCCGTGGTCACCTCCGTCACAGGCGGAACAGCCACCAGCAGTCGTGAGAGCAGTCCCTCAGACAGCCCAGCAGGCACCCCCGCACCCAGCGTTCAGCACAAGGAACAGAAGAGAAGACCCGATGAGGCCCGGGCCTTCTCCAGCTTCCCCGAGAAGAGGCCACGGTTGAATGACCAGCAGTCCTTTCGTACCACAATTGACAGGGTCCATTCAGAGAAACCGCAGCCGACAACGGAGGAACCCAAGGTGCCTCCAATCCGG ATTCAACTGTCCAGAATCAAACCACCCTGGATCAAAGGGCACCCCACCTACCAGATCTGTCCCCGCATCGTGCCCCCTGGGGAGGCCTCGCGGAGGTCGGGGACGGGGGGCGCGCGGACGCTCGCAGATATCAAAGCCCGTGCGCAACAAGCCCGTGCCCAGCGGGAAGCCGCTGCTGCTGTTGCAGCCTCTGCCGAAGGGCCAGGGCCGAACAGGGTCCGGCTGCGGCCTGCTGCTGGGTTACCGGATTGCAACAGTGGGCAGAGAGCGCAAGAACACCCGGGACCAATTGAGCCGGGAGGAGGAAGTGGAAGAAGGGGAGGTGGTGGTGGGACACAAGAGCAGGGAAAGAGTTGTGAAACGGATTCGTCTGGAACACAACTACAGCATCCCAATGTAGAAAGCAAAACTCTGCCTTCGCCTTCCCCACCCGCTACCTCAACCTCTGCGTTATCAGAGAACCCGCAGACATCGAGCCCTCCTCAAAAATCCGAGGAAGATATGAATGCGGCATCAGCCAGTGTCCACACTTCATCCAACAGACCCGCGGGCCAAGCAACTGACCCTCCCTCTCAAGAGACTGACACGACCTACATAACCTCCTCGCCCGATAGACAAAGCAAGATTGCAGTGTGTCCTACTTCCACTTCAGAGAGGCTTAACCAGGCAAGGGAAAAAAGGCCTCTTGCTCCAACCTCCATCCCCGATTCTCTTCCTAGGTTTGGGGCTCAAGGTGTTGTTGTTCAGAAGCTGGTCAGATCCACCACACCCGGAGAGCGTGAACAACAGACCAACGTAAGTCTAGGTGGCGTCATTCAGCACGCTTCCCGTCATGAGGACTCCCACGATACTGACAATGACTTGGCAACGCAACGAGCAGACGCATCTCCTCGCGCCGAGTCCTCGGGCAGAGACGACGAGGCCGGGACACACAGCGATTCCACGGAAACTGCTTCAGACTGTGAGAATGAAAGCACCGTAGATGAGCAGCTGCCTGACCCAGATTGGTGTTCCCCAATGAGAGGCCACAGAAAAATGCAGGAAGCAGTTTGCAGCCCCACTCGCAACCGCCAGCCTGTCATCCGAGGCAACGATCCCAGTTGCCACGGTCAAACTGTCATTCAACCGTGCTTTCCGAATGGTACGCCTCACTCCGCACAAACCCTGCCCTTTTCCCAAGATCGCCACAACGTTGTCGTCAAAGTTGAACCTGTAGAGGATCGCCAGAGCTCCAAACAGGGCTCTCTGGATGAAGACCCTAACGGACGTATTAAACCTTCTACCTATCCATCAAGTGTTTCTGGAGCCTCAAAGAAACTCTGTGCTTCGACGAGGCCGGTGTCCAGTGTAGAAGCCAACAACCCTTTGGTGACACAGCTTCTACAAGGCAGCCTTCCACTGGATAAAGTGCTACCGACACACTCTGCTGACAGGCTAGAAATCAGTCGATCGGCAGGACCGCACCGAAGACCCTATAACAGGGCTGAGGCGTCAGAAGGAACCGTAGCTTCTCAGAAAAGCTACCCTGTTTCGTGTTTAGTTGAGACGCCAAACACATCACAGTATCAGTCTCAGCAGGCCTCTGGAGCCGTACCGGTCATCACCTCGTCGCCGTTCCCCACGACTTCCCCCAGCAGCTCAAACCATTGCTTGGAGACTGCAATTAGCAAAGAGTCATCAGTCCATCAGCCCTCGCAAGGGCCTGTTCCAGACAGGAATCAAGCCGCAAACAGGACCATACTGAATGGCCCGTCTCCACCTCACGCAGACCCTTGTCCCGCAGAAGGCGTTCCTAGTCTTAAGATCAACTGGCGACCCCCTCAGTCTCAGATTCCCATCCCCAGCCAACAAGAGCCAGCGCCTGTCCCCAGTGTAAAAACTGAAGTTGGTTCAAAGCCTTCTTGTCAGGCTCTTGCTAAAACATCCGTGGTGGTTACCAAAAAAGAGCCTGTGAATTCTATGGACGGCTACCCCAGCGGAGGGGCCATGGAGGGACTCCTCAACATGGAGATGAATCTGTCTCGAATGGCCAAAAACGAGCTGAGCAAAGCGCCGTACTCCTCCAGCTATCACTCGCCCCCTACTTCGCTCCCCTTCCAGCTCTATGGGAAAATTTCCAAGAAGGGCGGGGGACTCGGAGGCGTCAGCTACACGGCCAACGTGTCCGTCATGGACAATACCAGCTTTTCCCGGAACATGGCGGACGGCGTACTCCAGCTGCGGCCTCGGTTGGCCTCCAGCCAGGCCACGCTTAGCATCCAGACCTTTACTGACAGTACGGCAGAGGAGGTTTCGCTCAAGTGCTCCTGTCGTCTCAAAGCTATGATCATGTGCCAAGGCTGCGGGGCCTTCTGCCACGATGATTGCATCGGGCCCTCCAAGCTATGTGTTTCTTGTCTGGTGGTGAGATAA